One Brassica oleracea var. oleracea cultivar TO1000 chromosome C7, BOL, whole genome shotgun sequence genomic window carries:
- the LOC106306324 gene encoding UPF0261 protein y4oU isoform X2, translating to MPGKTYRVFCVGTVDTKLDELRFLAGSVRSNIGAFSNSNSSPKVEVVIVDVSASPDHKGVENVPDFEFVKRDQLLSSYGSAKLPDDRGEAVAIMSQCLETFLKLSLEDNSLAGAIGLGGSGGTSLISSAFRSLPIGVPKAIVSTVASGHTEPYVGTSDLVLIPSVVDVCGLNSVSKVVFSNAAASFAGMVLGRLTTSPASDNNDKGKCTVGITMFGVTTPCVNAVQQILTRQGYETLVFHATGVGGRAMESLVKQGFIQGVMDVTTTEVADHLVGGVMACDSSRFDVIIEKGIPLVLSVGALDMVNFGSKDTIPSHFQTRKIHVHNEQVSLIRTTVEENKRFARFIADKLNKSTTSKVRVCLPEKGVSALDAPGMPFWDPEASGTLVNELQSLIHENEDRQVNKYSHHINDPEFAEALVASFLDICPKTYTQPRSETASTREPDVPPKRERIPYSPKSFPNAKPETLERTQGILGRLRDQIEKGVAIIGGGAGTGISAKFEEAGGIDLIVIYNSGRFRMAGRGSLAGLLPFADANAVVLEMANEVLPVVKAVPVLAGVCATDPFRRMDYFLKQLESIGFVGVQNFPTVGLFDGNFRQNLEETGMGYGLEVEMIAEAHKMGLLTTPYAFNPKEGEEMAKAGADIIVAHMGLTTSGNIGAKTAVSVEESVVRVQAIADAARRFNPDIIVLCHGGPISGPEEAEYVLKRTKGCVHGFYGASSMERLPVEQAITSTVQKYKSIAMK from the exons CTTCTGTGTCGGAACCGTCGACACGAAGCTCGATGAGCTACGATTCCTTGCCGGATCAGTTCGATCAAACATCGGCGCCTTCTCCAACAGCAACTCATCTCCCAAG GTTGAGGTTGTGATTGTGGATGTTTCGGCCAGTCCTGATCATAAGGGAGTGGAGAATGTCCCCGACTTTGAATTTGTTAAAAGAGATCAACTTCTGTCAAGCTATGGATCAGCCAAACTCCCCGACGATAGAGGCGAGGCGGTTGCCATCATGAGCCAATGCCTTGAGACTTTTCTTAAGCTATCCCTCGAGGATAACTCTCTCGCTGGGGCTATTGGCCTCGGCGGGAGCGGAGGAACGTCCCTCATCTCCTCCGCTTTCAGGTCTCTCCCCATCGGCGTCCCAAAGGCCATTGTCTCCACAGTGGCCAGCGGTCATACCGAGCCTTACGTTGGGACCTCTGATTTGGTTTTAATCCCTTCCGTGGTCGATGTCTGTGGTCTCAACAGCGTTAGCAAAGTTGTGTTTTCGAATGCCGCAGCTTCTTTCGCCGGTATGGTTCTCGGGAGGCTTACAACCTCCCCCGCTAGCGACAACAACGACAAGGGAAAATGTACTGTGGGTATCACTATGTTCGGGGTGACGACTCCCTGCGTCAACGCTGTTCAGCAGATCTTAACAAGGCAAGGTTACGAGACGCTTGTGTTTCACGCCACGGGTGTTGGCGGCAGAGCGATGGAGTCTTTGGTTAAGCAAGGGTTTATTCAGGGAGTGATGGATGTTACAACAACCGAGGTTGCGGACCATCTAGTCGGAGGAGTGATGGCGTGCGATAGTTCCCGTTTCGACGTAATCATAGAGAAAGGAATACCTTTGGTGTTAAGTGTAGGGGCCTTGGACATGGTCAACTTTGGTAGCAAAGATACTATACCTTCTCATTTCCAAACACGGAAGATTCATGTTCACAATGAACAG GTGTCTCTTATAAGAACAACAGTAGAAGAGAACAAAAGGTTTGCAAGGTTTATTGCAGATAAACTGAACAAATCAACAACATCAAAAGTGAGGGTTTGCCTTCCAGAGAAAGGTGTGTCGGCACTGGATGCTCCAGGGATGCCTTTCTGGGATCCAGAAGCCAGTGGCACCCTCGTAAATGAACTGCAAAGTCTTATTCATGAAAATGAAGACAGACAG GTCAATAAATATTCACACCACATCAATGACCCTGAGTTTGCAGAGGCATTGGTTGCTTCATTTCTCGATATCTGTCCTAAAACCTACACACAACCCCGCTCTGAAACGGCTTCAACTAGAGAGCCTGATGTGCCTCCTAAGCGTGAAAGGATTCCATACAGTCCCAAAAGTTTCCCCAATGCAAAGCCAG AAACACTGGAACGAACTCAGGGCATTTTGGGAAGGCTGAGAGATCAAATAGAGAAGGGAGTAGCAATAATAGGGGGAGGAGCTGGGACGGGAATATCTGCAAAGTTTGAGGAAGCTGGTGGGATTGATCTGATAGTGATATACAACTCTGGACGTTTCCGGATGGCTGGAAGAGGATCTCTAGCTGGCTTGCTTCCATTCGCTGATGCCAATGCTGTCGTCCTCGAAATGGCTAATGAAGTTTTGCCC GTAGTGAAGGCGGTGCCGGTTCTTGCTGGGGTATGTGCTACTGATCCATTTCGACGTATGGACTATTTTCTGAAGCAGTTGGAGTCCATTGGGTTCGTTGGGGTCCAGAACTTTCCAACCGTCGGTCTCTTTGACGGTAATTTTAGACAAAATCTTGAGGAGACTGGAATGGGATATGG GCTGGAAGTTGAGATGATCGCAGAGGCGCATAAAATGGGGCTGTTGACAACTCCGTATGCTTTCAACCCAAAAGAAGGAGAAGAGATGGCGAAAGCAGGAGCTGATATAATAGTAGCACACATGGGTCTAACTACATCTGGGAATATCGGGGCGAAGACCGCAGTGTCAGTGGAAGAAAGCGTTGTTCGTGTACAGGCTATTGCAGATGCTGCTCGTAGATTCAACCCGGACATCATAGTGCTCTGCCACGGAG GTCCGATATCGGGACCGGAGGAGGCGGAGTATGTGTTGAAGAGAACAAAAGGTTGTGTACATGGATTCTATGGAGCGTCAAGCATGGAAAGGCTACCTGTAGAGCAAGCTATAACAAGCACTGTTCAAAAGTACAAGTCCATAGCGATGAAGTGA
- the LOC106306324 gene encoding UPF0261 protein y4oU isoform X1 — translation MPGKTYRVFCVGTVDTKLDELRFLAGSVRSNIGAFSNSNSSPKFDQVEVVIVDVSASPDHKGVENVPDFEFVKRDQLLSSYGSAKLPDDRGEAVAIMSQCLETFLKLSLEDNSLAGAIGLGGSGGTSLISSAFRSLPIGVPKAIVSTVASGHTEPYVGTSDLVLIPSVVDVCGLNSVSKVVFSNAAASFAGMVLGRLTTSPASDNNDKGKCTVGITMFGVTTPCVNAVQQILTRQGYETLVFHATGVGGRAMESLVKQGFIQGVMDVTTTEVADHLVGGVMACDSSRFDVIIEKGIPLVLSVGALDMVNFGSKDTIPSHFQTRKIHVHNEQVSLIRTTVEENKRFARFIADKLNKSTTSKVRVCLPEKGVSALDAPGMPFWDPEASGTLVNELQSLIHENEDRQVNKYSHHINDPEFAEALVASFLDICPKTYTQPRSETASTREPDVPPKRERIPYSPKSFPNAKPETLERTQGILGRLRDQIEKGVAIIGGGAGTGISAKFEEAGGIDLIVIYNSGRFRMAGRGSLAGLLPFADANAVVLEMANEVLPVVKAVPVLAGVCATDPFRRMDYFLKQLESIGFVGVQNFPTVGLFDGNFRQNLEETGMGYGLEVEMIAEAHKMGLLTTPYAFNPKEGEEMAKAGADIIVAHMGLTTSGNIGAKTAVSVEESVVRVQAIADAARRFNPDIIVLCHGGPISGPEEAEYVLKRTKGCVHGFYGASSMERLPVEQAITSTVQKYKSIAMK, via the exons CTTCTGTGTCGGAACCGTCGACACGAAGCTCGATGAGCTACGATTCCTTGCCGGATCAGTTCGATCAAACATCGGCGCCTTCTCCAACAGCAACTCATCTCCCAAG TTTGATCAGGTTGAGGTTGTGATTGTGGATGTTTCGGCCAGTCCTGATCATAAGGGAGTGGAGAATGTCCCCGACTTTGAATTTGTTAAAAGAGATCAACTTCTGTCAAGCTATGGATCAGCCAAACTCCCCGACGATAGAGGCGAGGCGGTTGCCATCATGAGCCAATGCCTTGAGACTTTTCTTAAGCTATCCCTCGAGGATAACTCTCTCGCTGGGGCTATTGGCCTCGGCGGGAGCGGAGGAACGTCCCTCATCTCCTCCGCTTTCAGGTCTCTCCCCATCGGCGTCCCAAAGGCCATTGTCTCCACAGTGGCCAGCGGTCATACCGAGCCTTACGTTGGGACCTCTGATTTGGTTTTAATCCCTTCCGTGGTCGATGTCTGTGGTCTCAACAGCGTTAGCAAAGTTGTGTTTTCGAATGCCGCAGCTTCTTTCGCCGGTATGGTTCTCGGGAGGCTTACAACCTCCCCCGCTAGCGACAACAACGACAAGGGAAAATGTACTGTGGGTATCACTATGTTCGGGGTGACGACTCCCTGCGTCAACGCTGTTCAGCAGATCTTAACAAGGCAAGGTTACGAGACGCTTGTGTTTCACGCCACGGGTGTTGGCGGCAGAGCGATGGAGTCTTTGGTTAAGCAAGGGTTTATTCAGGGAGTGATGGATGTTACAACAACCGAGGTTGCGGACCATCTAGTCGGAGGAGTGATGGCGTGCGATAGTTCCCGTTTCGACGTAATCATAGAGAAAGGAATACCTTTGGTGTTAAGTGTAGGGGCCTTGGACATGGTCAACTTTGGTAGCAAAGATACTATACCTTCTCATTTCCAAACACGGAAGATTCATGTTCACAATGAACAG GTGTCTCTTATAAGAACAACAGTAGAAGAGAACAAAAGGTTTGCAAGGTTTATTGCAGATAAACTGAACAAATCAACAACATCAAAAGTGAGGGTTTGCCTTCCAGAGAAAGGTGTGTCGGCACTGGATGCTCCAGGGATGCCTTTCTGGGATCCAGAAGCCAGTGGCACCCTCGTAAATGAACTGCAAAGTCTTATTCATGAAAATGAAGACAGACAG GTCAATAAATATTCACACCACATCAATGACCCTGAGTTTGCAGAGGCATTGGTTGCTTCATTTCTCGATATCTGTCCTAAAACCTACACACAACCCCGCTCTGAAACGGCTTCAACTAGAGAGCCTGATGTGCCTCCTAAGCGTGAAAGGATTCCATACAGTCCCAAAAGTTTCCCCAATGCAAAGCCAG AAACACTGGAACGAACTCAGGGCATTTTGGGAAGGCTGAGAGATCAAATAGAGAAGGGAGTAGCAATAATAGGGGGAGGAGCTGGGACGGGAATATCTGCAAAGTTTGAGGAAGCTGGTGGGATTGATCTGATAGTGATATACAACTCTGGACGTTTCCGGATGGCTGGAAGAGGATCTCTAGCTGGCTTGCTTCCATTCGCTGATGCCAATGCTGTCGTCCTCGAAATGGCTAATGAAGTTTTGCCC GTAGTGAAGGCGGTGCCGGTTCTTGCTGGGGTATGTGCTACTGATCCATTTCGACGTATGGACTATTTTCTGAAGCAGTTGGAGTCCATTGGGTTCGTTGGGGTCCAGAACTTTCCAACCGTCGGTCTCTTTGACGGTAATTTTAGACAAAATCTTGAGGAGACTGGAATGGGATATGG GCTGGAAGTTGAGATGATCGCAGAGGCGCATAAAATGGGGCTGTTGACAACTCCGTATGCTTTCAACCCAAAAGAAGGAGAAGAGATGGCGAAAGCAGGAGCTGATATAATAGTAGCACACATGGGTCTAACTACATCTGGGAATATCGGGGCGAAGACCGCAGTGTCAGTGGAAGAAAGCGTTGTTCGTGTACAGGCTATTGCAGATGCTGCTCGTAGATTCAACCCGGACATCATAGTGCTCTGCCACGGAG GTCCGATATCGGGACCGGAGGAGGCGGAGTATGTGTTGAAGAGAACAAAAGGTTGTGTACATGGATTCTATGGAGCGTCAAGCATGGAAAGGCTACCTGTAGAGCAAGCTATAACAAGCACTGTTCAAAAGTACAAGTCCATAGCGATGAAGTGA
- the LOC106306326 gene encoding LOW QUALITY PROTEIN: zinc finger CCCH domain-containing protein 68 (The sequence of the model RefSeq protein was modified relative to this genomic sequence to represent the inferred CDS: deleted 2 bases in 1 codon; substituted 1 base at 1 genomic stop codon) has product MGSNVKKARVSWPSDSMLFQVKMFKTEDYPAKAGAQTCSKSKDLHRGTVYSTRPPNAPLIKWKLPPKFILNDHMLVASGEESTETGSENLRIAKVLEAFYPHRSLIPSRPFISPSVQVDDSNTPIIRVTPIEDDDDQPALRSSIAPPSVFGLGPDLSQTALSTLLNTKEEGSMVDAGLLVKFLTDPTIINNLLNAAAKPLETGNNNNTTKPPPRLVNSPPGNGVTPVLAAAQSIVSHVPTQTMAPLVLNTYPSSCAVVNPLPRQELKNPWKQAQLXSQAQCQSGTRNMMSRVQESVGTGTDAPSAYPMNITRDDYFKNLIREHGGVVAPATNNYKRRVDNNNNNNNDKTKALVIKVKSQKACMFFGRGRGCKLGESSLYLHDPSKRLWTDDVAAAPAPRAKRHKFRT; this is encoded by the exons ATGGGTAGTAACGTGAAGAAAGCAAGGGTCTCGTGGCCATCAGATAGTATGCTTTTTCAG GTAAAGATGTTTAAAACAGAAGATTATCCGGCTAAAGCTGGAGCACAAACATGTAGCAAATCAAAGGATCTCCACCGTGGAACTGTGTATTCAACGAGACCTCCTAACGCTCCTCTCATCAAATGGAAACTCCCACCAAAA TTTATTCTCAATGACCACATGCTTGTTGCAAGTGGTGAAGAGAGCACAGAAACGGGTTCTGAAAATTTGAGGATTGCAAAAGTCTTGGAAGCTTTCTATCCACACCGCTCTCTCATCCCTTCTCG TCCTTTCATCTCACCATCTGTACAAGTTGACGACTCCAACACTCCTATCATCCGTGTCACTCCCATTGAGGACGACGACGACCAACCTGCTCTTCGATCCTCCATCGCTCCTCCATCTGTTTTTGGACTTGGACCTGACTTGAGCCAGACTGCTCTGTCTACCTTGTTGAATACCAAGGAAGAGGGGAGTATGGTCGATGCTGGTTTACTTGTCAAGTTCCTCACTGACCCCACTATCATCAACAACCTCTTGAATGCTGCTGCTAAACCACTTGAAACTGGGAATAACAACAACACCACCAAACCACCTCCTCGACTTGTCAACTCACCTCCTGGAAACGGTGTTACCCCTGTTTTGGCGGCAGCCCAGTCCATTGTTTCTCATGTACCTACTCAGACGATGGCTCCCCTTGTTTTGAACACTTATCCTTCGTCTTGTGCGGTGGTCAACCCATTGCCAAGACAAGAGTTGAAAAATCCTTGGAAACAAGCTCAGTTGTAGTCTC AAGCCCAATGTCAATCCGGCACTAGGAATATGATGAGTAGGGTCCAGGAATCAGTGGGAACTGGAACAGATGCTCCAAGTGCTTACCCGATGAACATAACACGTGATGACTATTTCAAAAACCTTATCAGGGAACACGGGGGTGTTGTTGCTCCGGCGACTAACAATTACAAAAGACGAGTTGATAATAATAATAATAATAACAATGACAAGACGAAAGCACTAGTAATAAAGGTAAAGTCCCAGAAAGCATGCATGTTTTTCGGAAGAGGAAGAGGGTGTAAGCTTGGGGAGAGTAGCTTATACCTTCACGACCCCTCCAAAAGGTTGTGGACTGATGATGTTGCTGCTGCACCCGCACCCAGAGCTAAGAGACACAAGTTTAGAACGTGA
- the LOC106305407 gene encoding LOW QUALITY PROTEIN: GDP-mannose 4,6 dehydratase 1 (The sequence of the model RefSeq protein was modified relative to this genomic sequence to represent the inferred CDS: inserted 2 bases in 2 codons; substituted 1 base at 1 genomic stop codon), translated as MASQDNVSRSKAPNANDSHIALTKGALVTGITGHDGSYLTKFLLRKGYQVHGLIRRSSNYNTQQINHIYVDPHNANKARMKLHYADLSDASSLRRWLDVIKPDEVYNLDAQSHVDVSFEIPDYTANVVATGGLRLLEAVRSHMADNGRNIKYYQACSSEVFESTPPPQXPRSPYDASKCAAHWYTVNYREEYGMYACNRILFNHESPRRGENFVTWKITLALGRIKVGLQMKLFLGNIQASRDWXFAGDYMEAMWLMLQQEKPYDYVVATEGSHTVEEFLEVSFGYLGLSWKNHVEFDKRXFRPTEVDNLKGDASKVKEVLKWKPKVGFEQLVKMMMMVDEDLEMAKREKVLVDAGYMEAQQQP; from the exons ATGGCCTCCCAAGACAACGTGTCCAGATCCAAAGCTCCTAATGCCAATGATTCTCACATTGCGCTGACTAAGGGTGCACTAGTCACCGGGATCACCGGGCATGATGGATCATACCTGACCAAGTTCCTGCTCCGAAAAGGCTATCAAGTCCACGGTCTGATCCGACGATCCTCAAATTACAACACCCAGCAGATCAACCATATCTACGTCGATCCCCACAATGCCAACAAAGCTCGCATGAAGCTCCACTACGCTGATCTCTCTGATGCCTCCTCCCTCCGCCGTTGGCTCGACGTCATCAAGCCTGACGAGGTCTACAACCTTGATGCTCAGTCCCACGTTGATGTCTCCTTCGAGATCCCTGACTACACTGCTAATGTCGTAGCTACTGGAGGTCTCCGTCTCCTGGAGGCAGTCAGGTCTCACATGGCTGACAATGGCCGTAACATCAAGTACTACCAGGCTTGTTCCTCAGAGGTGTTTGAGTCAACTCCTCCTCCGC TCCCAAGATCTCCCTATGATGCCTCCAAATGCGCCGCTCACTGGTACACAGTCAATTACCGAGAAGAATACGGCATGTACGCCTGTAACAGGATCCTATTCAACCACGAGTCACCTCGCCGAGGTGAGAACTTCGTCACTTGGAAAATAACCTTGGCCCTGGGGAGGATCAAAGTCGGACTGCAGATGAAGCTCTTCCTGGGAAACATACAGGCGTCACGAGACT GGTTCGCAGGGGACTACATGGAGGCAATGTGGCTGATGCTGCAGCAGGAGAAACCATATGATTACGTGGTGGCAACTGAGGGGTCGCACACCGTGGAGGAGTTTCTTGAGGTGTCCTTCGGGTACCTCGGCCTCAGCTGGAAAAACCACGTGGAGTTTGACAAGAGGTAATTCAGGCCAACGGAGGTTGACAATCTGAAAGGAGATGCGAGCAAGGTGAAGGAGGTGTTGAAGTGGAAGCCCAAAGTAGGGTTCGAGCAGCTGGTGAAGATGATG ATGATGGTGGACGAAGATCTGGAGATGGCTAAGAGGGAGAAAGTGCTGGTTGATGCTGGTTACATGGAAGCTCAGCAGCAACCTTAA
- the LOC106304059 gene encoding uncharacterized protein LOC106304059 isoform X2, with protein MGASDSTLLGAQENRVGGGDVITTISQRSEKVDPILDNLKSLTVSRPILKSAPPRESSLTDILVRKALSSSSSNTVDPQILVELFSIYREWQDTKAQDITTRQEDIENKIEVADALATKLLQRFNHSVSAMRTTSHHLSQVHGLQVELGELKGRLTEVINNCYSLCKRINSEGPESLRSTVTPFVLAPPESVSSKQEA; from the exons ATGGGGGCATCAGATTCAACGCTATTAGGCGCTCAG GAGAATAGAGTAGGAGGTGGAGATGTGATAACAACCATCTCTCAACGATCCGAGAAAGTGGATCCCATTCTCGATAATCTTAAATCACTCACAGTT AGCAGGCCAATATTGAAGTCAGCTCCTCCCAGGGAAAGTAGCTTAACAGACATATTGGTGAGGAAAGCTTTATCGAGCTCCTCTTCCA ATACGGTGGATCCTCAAATACTTGTTGAGCTTTTCTCCATTTACCGTGAATGGCAAGACACCAAAGCTCAAGATATTACCACCAGACAG GAAGATATAGAAAACAAGATTGAAGTGGCAGATGCTTTGGCCACTAAACTTCTACAGAGGTTTAACCACTCCGTTTCTGCTATGAGGACCACTTCCCACCATTTATCTCAAG TTCATGGGCTGCAGGTGGAGCTTGGGGAGCTTAAAGGAAGGTTGACTGAGGTGATCAACAACTGCTATTCATTATGTAAAAGAATTAATTCTGAGGGACCTGAATCTCTTAGGTCAACAGTGACCCCCTTTGTTCTTGCACCTCCTGAGTCGGTCTCTTCTAAACAAGAGGCATAA
- the LOC106304059 gene encoding uncharacterized protein LOC106304059 isoform X1, which produces MGASDSTLLGAQENRVGGGDVITTISQRSEKVDPILDNLKSLTVSRPILKSAPPRESSLTDILVRKALSSSSSKDTVDPQILVELFSIYREWQDTKAQDITTRQEDIENKIEVADALATKLLQRFNHSVSAMRTTSHHLSQVHGLQVELGELKGRLTEVINNCYSLCKRINSEGPESLRSTVTPFVLAPPESVSSKQEA; this is translated from the exons ATGGGGGCATCAGATTCAACGCTATTAGGCGCTCAG GAGAATAGAGTAGGAGGTGGAGATGTGATAACAACCATCTCTCAACGATCCGAGAAAGTGGATCCCATTCTCGATAATCTTAAATCACTCACAGTT AGCAGGCCAATATTGAAGTCAGCTCCTCCCAGGGAAAGTAGCTTAACAGACATATTGGTGAGGAAAGCTTTATCGAGCTCCTCTTCCA AAGATACGGTGGATCCTCAAATACTTGTTGAGCTTTTCTCCATTTACCGTGAATGGCAAGACACCAAAGCTCAAGATATTACCACCAGACAG GAAGATATAGAAAACAAGATTGAAGTGGCAGATGCTTTGGCCACTAAACTTCTACAGAGGTTTAACCACTCCGTTTCTGCTATGAGGACCACTTCCCACCATTTATCTCAAG TTCATGGGCTGCAGGTGGAGCTTGGGGAGCTTAAAGGAAGGTTGACTGAGGTGATCAACAACTGCTATTCATTATGTAAAAGAATTAATTCTGAGGGACCTGAATCTCTTAGGTCAACAGTGACCCCCTTTGTTCTTGCACCTCCTGAGTCGGTCTCTTCTAAACAAGAGGCATAA
- the LOC106304362 gene encoding NAC domain-containing protein 105 isoform X1: MMGPVDQESSIPPGFRFHPTDEELVGYYLKKKVASQSIDLDVIREIDLYKIEPWDLQERCRIGYEEQKEWYFFSHKDKKYPTGTRTNRATMAGFWKATGRDKAVYLNSKLIGMRKTLVFYRGRAPNGQKSDWIIHEYYSLESHQNAPQQQEEGWVVCRAFKKRTTVPTKRRQIWDSNCFLYDDATLLEPLDKNVLIKRAKHNTDGLAVTPFKQELPSEANKIVDDGFFGSMYLKSMGDDELSQLPQLESPSLASDKLPETTSRTGEDDVGAEKRMTDWRALDKFVASQFLMNGEE, from the exons ATGATGGGGCCGGTGGATCAAGAGTCGTCAATACCGCCCGGTTTTAGGTTTCATCCGACAGATGAAGAGCTTGTTGGATATTACCTCAAGAAGAAAGTCGCATCCCAAAGTATTGATCTCGATGTTATCAGAGAAATTGATCTCTACAAGATCGAACCATGGGATTTACAAG AGAGATGCAGGATAGGGTACGAGGAGCAAAAGGAGTGGTACTTTTTCAGCCACAAAGACAAGAAGTATCCGACTGGGACGAGGACTAACCGAGCCACCATGGCTGGTTTCTGGAAAGCCACAGGCCGGGACAAGGCCGTTTACCTCAACTCCAAACTAATTGGTATGAGAAAGACTCTCGTCTTTTACCGCGGTCGAGCTCCCAACGGCCAAAAATCCGACTGGATCATCCATGAATACTACAGCCTAGAATCCCACCAGAACGCTCCTCAGCAG CAGGAAGAAGGATGGGTAGTGTGTAGAGCATTTAAGAAACGAACGACCGTCCCGACAAAAAGAAGACAAATTTGGGATTCGAACTGTTTCCTATACGACGATGCTACCCTCTTGGAACCTCTCGACAAGAACGTCCTCATCAAGCGCGCCAAACATAACACTGATGGTCTAGCGGTCACACCGTTTAAGCAAGAACTACCCTCTGAGGCCAACAAAATCGTTGATGATGGATTCTTTGGCTCTATGTACCTTAAATCCATGGGTGATGATGAATTATCTCAGCTTCCTCAGCTAGAGAGCCCCTCTCTCGCCTCAGACAAGTTGCCGGAAACAACTAGCCGCACGGGGGAAGATGACGTTGGCGCTGAGAAGAGGATGACGGATTGGAGAGCGCTTGATAAGTTCGTGGCGTCTCAATTCTTGATGAATGGCGAAGAATAA
- the LOC106304362 gene encoding NAC domain-containing protein 105 isoform X2 has product MMGPVDQESSIPPGFRFHPTDEELVGYYLKKKVASQSIDLDVIREIDLYKIEPWDLQERCRIGYEEQKEWYFFSHKDKKYPTGTRTNRATMAGFWKATGRDKAVYLNSKLIGMRKTLVFYRGRAPNGQKSDWIIHEYYSLESHQNAPQQEEGWVVCRAFKKRTTVPTKRRQIWDSNCFLYDDATLLEPLDKNVLIKRAKHNTDGLAVTPFKQELPSEANKIVDDGFFGSMYLKSMGDDELSQLPQLESPSLASDKLPETTSRTGEDDVGAEKRMTDWRALDKFVASQFLMNGEE; this is encoded by the exons ATGATGGGGCCGGTGGATCAAGAGTCGTCAATACCGCCCGGTTTTAGGTTTCATCCGACAGATGAAGAGCTTGTTGGATATTACCTCAAGAAGAAAGTCGCATCCCAAAGTATTGATCTCGATGTTATCAGAGAAATTGATCTCTACAAGATCGAACCATGGGATTTACAAG AGAGATGCAGGATAGGGTACGAGGAGCAAAAGGAGTGGTACTTTTTCAGCCACAAAGACAAGAAGTATCCGACTGGGACGAGGACTAACCGAGCCACCATGGCTGGTTTCTGGAAAGCCACAGGCCGGGACAAGGCCGTTTACCTCAACTCCAAACTAATTGGTATGAGAAAGACTCTCGTCTTTTACCGCGGTCGAGCTCCCAACGGCCAAAAATCCGACTGGATCATCCATGAATACTACAGCCTAGAATCCCACCAGAACGCTCCTCAGCAG GAAGAAGGATGGGTAGTGTGTAGAGCATTTAAGAAACGAACGACCGTCCCGACAAAAAGAAGACAAATTTGGGATTCGAACTGTTTCCTATACGACGATGCTACCCTCTTGGAACCTCTCGACAAGAACGTCCTCATCAAGCGCGCCAAACATAACACTGATGGTCTAGCGGTCACACCGTTTAAGCAAGAACTACCCTCTGAGGCCAACAAAATCGTTGATGATGGATTCTTTGGCTCTATGTACCTTAAATCCATGGGTGATGATGAATTATCTCAGCTTCCTCAGCTAGAGAGCCCCTCTCTCGCCTCAGACAAGTTGCCGGAAACAACTAGCCGCACGGGGGAAGATGACGTTGGCGCTGAGAAGAGGATGACGGATTGGAGAGCGCTTGATAAGTTCGTGGCGTCTCAATTCTTGATGAATGGCGAAGAATAA